In a single window of the Callithrix jacchus isolate 240 chromosome 1, calJac240_pri, whole genome shotgun sequence genome:
- the LOC128931790 gene encoding LOW QUALITY PROTEIN: putative uncharacterized protein ERCC6L2-AS1 (The sequence of the model RefSeq protein was modified relative to this genomic sequence to represent the inferred CDS: deleted 2 bases in 1 codon) — MAANATSGRPPSIALQQPKARRWGRASPAKVATEGTQGEEEGDVRSVSRARERCVRLARRRSPSPFALHRRRWRTGGGNGGPQTSFSGSGLPLLTPATSNPVLENPARTGSRIVIGFSRERNLPFRGRSNLPYVSPLGGL; from the exons ATGGCGGCCAACGCCACTTCCGGCCGCCCTCCGAGCATCGCTCTCCAGCAACCCAAAGCCAGGCGATGG GGGAGGGCGAGCCCAGCAAAGGTGGCGACTGAGGGGACCCAAGGAGAAGAGGAGGGCGACGTCCGGAGCGTCAGCAGAGCCAGGGAACGCTGTGTGAGGCTGGCAAGGCGGCGTTCACCTAGTCCTTTCGCGCTCCACCGCCGTCGGTGGAGGACAGGAGGCGGGAACGGCGGCCCCCAAACCTCCTTCTCAGGCTCTGGCCTCCCTCTGCTAACCCCTGCAACATCCAACCCGGTCTTGGAAAATCCCGCGAGAACGGGCTCCCGAATTGTGATTGGGTTCTCGCGAGAAAGAAATCTTCCTTTCCGTGGGCGGAGCAATCTTCCCTACGTCTCTCCCCTAGGAGGCCTGTAG